In Saccharomonospora marina XMU15, one genomic interval encodes:
- a CDS encoding bile acid:sodium symporter family protein, with amino-acid sequence MLAPTDVDDIRIAFDSASLTTLKIVLGAILFGIALDTRPADFVAAARRPGTIALGVLAQFLLLPAITFGLTLLLGVRGSVALGMILVACCPPGNVSNILTHRARGDVALSVSMTAVGNVLAIFLMPLNVAFWGGLHPTGQALLTKIELSAADMLAEVGLVIGVPFAVGLTIARLRPGLAKRGARIIGPVSFLALGAVIAVGVANNWGIFLDYIGVVLLAVFLHDALALLTGYGVARFTRLPEASTRAMTFEVGIRNAGLGLLLVFSFFGGLGGMALVAAWWGIWDIIAGLAVAQWWGNRTRPAAEPEVETA; translated from the coding sequence GTGCTAGCGCCGACCGATGTCGACGACATCAGGATCGCCTTCGACTCCGCGTCGCTGACCACGCTGAAGATCGTGCTCGGTGCCATCCTGTTCGGCATCGCGCTGGACACCAGGCCCGCCGATTTCGTCGCCGCCGCGCGGCGACCGGGCACGATCGCACTGGGGGTACTGGCGCAGTTCCTGCTGCTGCCCGCGATCACCTTCGGGCTGACGCTGCTGCTGGGCGTGCGAGGCTCGGTGGCGCTGGGCATGATCCTCGTTGCCTGCTGCCCACCCGGCAACGTCTCCAACATCCTCACCCACCGCGCTCGGGGCGACGTCGCGCTGTCGGTGTCGATGACGGCCGTCGGGAACGTGCTTGCGATCTTCCTGATGCCGCTGAACGTCGCGTTCTGGGGCGGGTTGCACCCGACGGGGCAGGCGCTGCTCACCAAGATCGAACTCAGCGCGGCCGACATGCTGGCCGAGGTCGGTCTCGTCATCGGCGTGCCGTTCGCCGTCGGGCTGACGATCGCGCGGCTGCGGCCCGGCCTGGCCAAACGTGGGGCGCGCATCATCGGTCCGGTCTCGTTCCTCGCGCTGGGTGCGGTGATCGCCGTAGGCGTCGCCAACAACTGGGGCATCTTCCTCGACTACATCGGAGTCGTACTGCTGGCGGTCTTCCTGCACGACGCGCTGGCGCTGCTCACCGGCTACGGTGTAGCGAGATTCACCCGGCTGCCCGAAGCCAGCACCCGCGCGATGACGTTCGAGGTCGGCATCCGCAATGCCGGGCTCGGGTTGCTGCTCGTGTTCAGCTTCTTCGGCGGTCTGGGTGGCATGGCGCTGGTGGCCGCGTGGTGGGGGATCTGGGACATCATCGCCGGTCTGGCCGTGGCACAGTGGTGGGGGAACCGTACGCGACCGGCCGCGGAACCGGAGGTCGAAACCGCGTGA
- a CDS encoding SDR family oxidoreductase → MSTQVLVTGGNGFLGSSVVRGLAEAGHRVVSGDLTEPASPVPGVEHVSLDVTDPDSVRAAFTSRGVEVVVHLAAVVTPGRQSSREREYAVDVTGTRNVLDGCLSHGVRRIVVSSSGAAYGYHPDNGAAHDGWLTEDDPVRGNEAFAYSHHKRLVEEMLAELRSSHPELEQVVLRIGTILGERVDNQITALFERPRLLKIRGSESPFVFIWDTDVVAIIQRAVTSPVTGIFNVAGDGAMTVDDIAAALGKRTLTIPEPLLRAALAVGKRLGVSPYGPEQTVFLHHRPVLDNRRLKDVFGYTPSRTSAEAFAAWRQSRRSA, encoded by the coding sequence GTGAGCACACAGGTCCTGGTGACCGGAGGCAACGGCTTCCTCGGATCGTCGGTGGTACGCGGCCTGGCCGAGGCAGGTCATCGGGTTGTCAGCGGCGACCTCACCGAGCCGGCGTCCCCTGTGCCCGGCGTGGAGCACGTGTCGCTCGACGTGACCGACCCGGACTCGGTGCGGGCGGCGTTCACCAGCCGCGGGGTGGAGGTCGTGGTGCACCTGGCGGCCGTCGTGACGCCCGGCCGGCAATCGTCGCGGGAGCGTGAGTACGCCGTCGACGTCACCGGCACGCGAAACGTGCTCGACGGTTGCCTCTCCCACGGCGTGCGGCGGATCGTGGTTTCCTCCTCCGGCGCGGCCTACGGCTACCATCCGGACAACGGCGCTGCCCACGACGGCTGGCTCACCGAGGACGATCCCGTGCGCGGCAACGAGGCGTTCGCCTACAGCCACCACAAGCGGCTGGTGGAGGAGATGCTGGCCGAATTGCGGTCGTCGCACCCCGAACTGGAGCAGGTGGTGCTGCGCATCGGCACGATTCTCGGTGAACGGGTGGACAACCAGATCACCGCGCTGTTCGAAAGGCCTCGGCTGCTCAAGATCCGCGGGTCGGAGTCGCCGTTCGTGTTCATCTGGGACACCGACGTCGTCGCGATCATCCAGCGAGCCGTGACCAGTCCCGTCACCGGCATCTTCAACGTCGCCGGGGACGGGGCGATGACGGTCGACGACATCGCGGCCGCGCTGGGCAAGCGCACGCTGACGATCCCGGAGCCGCTACTTCGCGCCGCGCTGGCCGTGGGCAAGCGGCTGGGCGTGTCACCCTACGGCCCGGAACAAACGGTGTTCCTGCACCACCGCCCGGTGCTGGACAACAGGCGGTTGAAGGACGTCTTCGGCTACACCCCCTCGCGCACGAGCGCCGAAGCATTCGCCGCCTGGCGGCAATCCAGGAGATCAGCGTAA
- a CDS encoding Imm1 family immunity protein: MTYHAAITNSSQAHHELPVSTPDDVDELLTVLDRDDVHTVTVRDGEEDPALDVQVHGGYGYLLYAGEELLAYSVGDPDSPALTDRSESAFPAGSGVPLEALRAALREFVDTGGSVPSSVAWQEATVD; this comes from the coding sequence ATGACCTACCACGCCGCGATCACGAACAGCAGCCAGGCTCACCATGAACTGCCGGTGTCCACACCGGATGACGTCGACGAGTTGCTGACCGTGCTGGACCGTGACGACGTGCACACCGTCACCGTGCGGGACGGCGAGGAGGACCCCGCCCTGGACGTGCAGGTACATGGCGGATACGGCTACCTGTTGTACGCGGGCGAGGAGCTGCTGGCGTACAGCGTTGGTGATCCGGATTCCCCCGCGCTGACCGACCGGTCCGAGAGCGCCTTCCCCGCGGGCAGCGGCGTACCGCTGGAAGCCTTGCGTGCAGCGCTGCGTGAATTCGTGGATACCGGCGGCAGCGTACCGTCCTCGGTTGCGTGGCAGGAAGCCACTGTGGACTGA
- a CDS encoding DUF222 domain-containing protein, translating to MEVHRSVRPGRRIAALLTNLLSLLIAPRAEGGGVDSRSRDERYGDALVDILRSAARSRQAREEAGEPVTGLVTADLTDLLRRVGHGLLDGHLPLSSVRIRWRA from the coding sequence ATGGAGGTTCACCGCAGTGTTCGGCCTGGACGCCGAATCGCAGCGCTGCTCACCAACCTGCTGTCACTACTGATCGCGCCGCGAGCCGAGGGCGGCGGAGTGGATTCGAGGAGCCGGGACGAGCGCTACGGCGACGCGCTGGTGGACATCCTGCGATCGGCGGCTCGCAGCCGGCAGGCCCGGGAGGAAGCAGGGGAACCGGTCACCGGACTTGTCACGGCCGATCTCACCGACCTGTTGCGAAGAGTTGGGCACGGCCTGCTGGACGGGCACCTTCCGCTTTCCTCGGTAAGAATTCGCTGGCGTGCCTGA